In a genomic window of Ipomoea triloba cultivar NCNSP0323 chromosome 3, ASM357664v1:
- the LOC116011749 gene encoding oxysterol-binding protein-related protein 4B-like gives MITEENVGDRAVLTAPIALGDEYDSEYRAPNILQIILSILKNVRPGTDLTRIPVPPLLNLPKSHLQCYGETVYSTNVDLLSKVANGETSVDRFIAAVAWSISTQRHLSFGISPYNPILGETHHVSKASLNVLVEQVSHHPPVNALYATDEKDNIQLLWCHTHVPKFTGTKVEVDVRGERELKILNKNETYLMNTPNLVIRILPFPGVDWQGNVSIRCQETGLKADICYKGTSFLSRKGKNRSLVGKIFRSSSSSSSSEPIYEISGNWDRTVTIKDTTNGEVRVIYNAKQAFSGLKTPVVKLPKEVVPSESAVVWAEVNKGILKKQWDKAKEAKTVIEERQRELERERESKGETWIPKHFKVSYSKENGWQAVPCHKLVPPAPIVVPTS, from the exons ATG ATCACGGAAGAAAACGTGGGGGATAGGGCTGTCCTCACTGCTCCAATAGCGTTGGGCGATGAATATGATTCGGAATACAGGGCTCCCAATATTCTCCAGATCATTCTAAGTATTTTGAAGAATGTCCGCCCAGGAACTGATCTCACCCGAATCCCG GTGCCACCATTATTGAACCTTCCAAAATCACATCTTCAATGCTATGGGGAAACAGTGTACAGCACTAACGTTGATCTGTTAAGCAAAGTTGCGAATGGAGAAACCTCGGTGGACAGATTCATTGCCGCCGTGGCATGGAGCATATCCACACAGCGCCACCTATCTTTTGGAATATCTCCTTACAATCCCATTCTTGGAGAGACTCACCATGTCTCCAAAGCCTCTCTCAATGTCTTGGTGGAGCAG GTTTCTCATCATCCTCCGGTCAATGCTCTGTATGCAACTGATGAGAAAGACAACATTCAACTGCTATGGTGCCACACCCACGTCCCCAAATTCACTG GTACTAAGGTGGAAGTTGATGTGCGTGGGGAGAGAGAATTGAAGATCCTAAACAAGAATGAAACTTACCTAATGAACACACCAAATCTGGTAATAAGGATTCTCCCATTTCCTGGAGTTGATTGGCAAGGAAATGTTTCAATTCGATGCCAAGAAACAGGCCTCAAAGCTGACATATGTTACAAAGGCACCTCATTTCTGTCCCGTAAGGGTAAAAACAGGTCTCTCGTCGGAAAAATCTTCCGAtcatcgtcttcttcttcttcctccgaGCCCATTTATGAGATCTCTGGAAATTGGGATAG AACCGTAACGATTAAGGACACAACAAATGGGGAAGTGAGGGTGATTTACAACGCAAAACAGGCATTCTCTGGATTGAAGACTCCTGTTGTCAAGCTTCCAAAG GAGGTGGTGCCAAGTGAATCAGCTGTGGTTTGGGCAGAGGTGAACAAAGGCATACTGAAGAAGCAATGGGATAAAGCAAAGGAAGCCAAAACCGTGATTGAAGAGAGGCAGAGAGAGCTGGAAAGAGAGAGGGAGTCCAAGGGGGAGACTTGGATTCCCAAGCATTTCAAAGTATCTTACAGCAAGGAGAATGGGTGGCAAGCAGTGCCATGTCACAAGTTGGTCCCACCTGCTCCAATTGTTGTTCCAACTTCTTGA
- the LOC116013615 gene encoding pentatricopeptide repeat-containing protein At5g57250, mitochondrial — MITTKLHTALKLPKRCSLPSLPTLLKSGFTPTLGDFNRFLLFLSRTKRFSAIIHFIFQMQSNKLKGNSQTHAILTTALLRDKKFEEAALFAKTQIVKTPNSSHRSQILDSLVQGLCITEPEMALSVLRDCLRIDGVVPSSYTLCSLLYRLCSFGMMDGATQVLELMSDERISYPFDNFVCSCVISAFVSVGKPELAVRFYSNAVKSGSLKPNVITCTSVMSAYCRLGRVKEVYSLVDMLGRNGLELDGVFYSNWIHGYFSEGMIQDALERYREMVEGSTELDTVCYTILIDGFSKEGIVEKAVGFLYKMRKDGIEPNLVTYTAIMQGFCKKGKLEEAFSVFKMVEDLGTEMDEFPYVILIDGVCRKGDYHRALKLLDEMEKKGVKPSVITYNAIINGLCKAGRTAEADDVSKGIVGDVITYSTLLHGYIQEKNVMGILETRRRLEAADVCLDVAMCNLLIKGLFMMGLFEDGHSIYKRMQEIGLEADVVTYSTMINGYSKADQIDVALEIFDQFRKKSISSDACHNCVIQWLCRKGMVDMAVEVFLELIERDFGSNTAINRMVIKAIFQDKGAEGVLNLIHRLENFAHEIFDSICNIAICFLCKKGGLEAACNVLIKLERKGSTVNSKSYYLILKALLFDGKSLLSRQILTTFIKKYGMYDLRVSKIIVSFLCMNDVNLALSFLAKGSLNVALPAAVLRTLTKDGQVLDAYRLITEAGSSLPIMDVADYSIVIDGLCKGGQIGWALNLCDFAMSKGVPLNVITYNSVINGLCRQGFLLEAFRIFGSMEKNGIYPTEITYGTLIDALIKEGLLQDSILLFEKMLCKNIPLNIHVYNSLINVYTKLGDVQNAMELLHDIEAKGLKPDEFTVSTLINGYCQKGDMEGALGLFAEFKGKSISPDFLGFMYLIRGLCAKGRMEESRCILREMLQTQSVTNMLDRVEAETKAESLKTFVSLLCEQGSINEAVSILNEVGCMYFPVDKGHSAFNNISEKPKEPCDKEAIDAVECKVTISESKSCNNGQLEMDLENDTDLEANIFHLKNFGSYYSLIALYCSKGELNKANILAKKITSFL, encoded by the coding sequence ATGATCACTACGAAGCTCCACACCGCTCTCAAACTCCCGAAACGCTGTTCTCTCCCATCTCTCCCCACTCTCTTGAAGAGTGGATTCACTCCTACTCTCGGAGACTTCAACCGATTCCTTCTCTTCCTTTCCCGAACCAAAAGATTCAGTGCAATAATTCACTTTATCTTCCAAATGCAGTCAAACAAGCTTAAAGGGAACTCGCAAACTCACGCAATCCTCACCACGGCGCTCCTCAGAGATAAGAAATTTGAAGAAGCAGCTCTGTTTGCGAAGACCCAAATTGTGAAAACTCCCAACAGCTCTCACCGGAGTCAAATCTTGGATTCTCTAGTTCAGGGCCTCTGCATTACTGAACCTGAAATGGCGCTATCTGTTCTGCGGGATTGCTTGAGAATTGATGGTGTTGTACCTTCTTCTTATACTCTTTGCTCATTACTTTACCGTCTTTGCTCTTTTGGAATGATGGATGGAGCTACTCAGGTGTTAGAGTTGATGAGTGATGAGAGAATCAGTTACCCTTTTGATAATTTTGTATGTAGTTGTGTAATTTCTGCTTTTGTGAGTGTTGGCAAGCCTGAACTTGCAGTTAGGTTCTATAGTAATGCTGTAAAGTCGGGCTCTTTGAAGCCTAATGTCATTACTTGTACATCTGTAATGAGTGCATACTGTAGATTAGGTAGAGTAAAAGAAGTCTATAGTTTGGTAGATATGTTGGGGAGAAATGGGTTAGAATTAGATGGCGTGTTTTACAGCAATTGGATTCATGGGTACTTTAGTGAAGGAATGATTCAGGATGCTTTAGAACGATACAGAGAAATGGTGGAGGGGAGCACTGAATTGGATACTGTATGTTATACAATACTTATAGATGGGTTTTCAAAGGAAGGGATTGTGGAGAAAGCTGTAGGGTTCTTGTACAAGATGAGGAAGGATGGTATAGAGCCCAATTTGGTTACTTATACtgcaattatgcaaggattttgCAAGAAGGGGAAACTGGAAGAGGCATTTTCAGTGTTTAAGATGGTTGAAGATCTAGGGACTGAAATGGACGAATTTCCCTATGTGATTCTTATTGATGGGGTGTGCAGGAAAGGTGATTATCACCGTGCTCTTAAGCTGCTTGATGAAATGGAGAAGAAGGGTGTTAAGCCTAGTGTCATTACATATAATGCCATCATCAATGGATTGTGCAAAGCAGGGAGGACAGCTGAGGCAGATGATGTGTCTAAGGGCATAGTTGGAGATGTTATCACATATAGTACACTGTTACATGGGtatattcaagaaaaaaatGTCATGGGGATACTAGAAACAAGGAGGAGACTGGAAGCAGCAGATGTGTGCTTGGATGTTGCCATGTGCAATCTGTTGATTAAAGGGCTTTTTATGATGGGTTTATTTGAGGATGGACATTCTATATACAAAAGAATGCAAGAGATAGGTTTGGAGGCAGATGTTGTTACTTACTCTACCATGATTAATGGATACTCTAAAGCTGATCAGATAGATGTGGCACTTGAAATATTTGATCAATTTCGGAAGAAATCAATTTCATCAGATGCATGTCACAATTGCGTTATTCAATGGCTCTGTCGAAAGGGCATGGTTGACATGGCAGTTGAGGTTTTCTTAGAGCTGATTGAAAGAGATTTTGGCTCAAACACTGCAATCAACAGAATGGTGATTAAAGCCATATTTCAAGACAAAGGGGCTGAAGGAGTTTTGAATTTAATTCACAGATTGGAAAATTTTGCACATGAGATATTTGATTCTATATGTAATATTGCAATTTGTTTTCTATGCAAGAAGGGGGGATTAGAGGCTGCGTGCAATGTGTTAATAAAATTGGAGAGGAAAGGATCAACTGTGAACAGCAAGTCTTACTATCTAATTCTGAAAGCACTTCTTTTTGATGGAAAAAGTTTGCTGAGTCGGCAGATTTTGACAACTTTTATAAAAAAGTATGGAATGTATGACCTCAGGGTGAGCAAGATAATAGTGAGTTTCCTGTGCATGAATGATGTAAACCTTGCCCTTAGCTTTCTTGCTAAGGGCTCATTGAATGTTGCACTTCCTGCAGCTGTTTTAAGGACACTAACAAAAGATGGCCAGGTTTTGGATGCCTATAGGCTTATAACTGAAGCAGGAAGTAGTCTGCCTATCATGGATGTGGCTGATTACTCAATTGTGATTGATGGTCTTTGCAAAGGAGGACAAATTGGTTGGGCACTGAATCTCTGTGATTTTGCGATGAGCAAGGGAGTTCCTTTGAATGTTATAACATACAACTCAGTTATAAATGGGTTGTGCCGTCAGGGCTTTCTCCTTGAAGCTTTTCGGATATTTGGTTCCATGGAGAAGAATGGTATTTATCCTACAGAAATCACATATGGTACACTCATTGATGCTTTAATAAAAGAGGGTCTTTTACAAGATAGCATTTTGTTGTTTGAGAAGATGTTGTGCAAGAACATTCCTCTAAATATCCATGTATATAACTCGTTAATTAATGTGTATACCAAGCTTGGTGATGTTCAGAATGCTATGGAGCTTCTCCACGACATAGAAGCAAAGGGTCTCAAACCAGATGAATTTACAGTCAGTACATTAATTAATGGATATTGCCAAAAAGGTGACATGGAAGGAGCTCTTGGTTTGTTTGCTGAATTTAAAGGGAAAAGCATATCACCTGATTTTCTAGGTTTTATGTACTTGATAAGAGGGCTTTGTGCTAAGGGAAGGATGGAAGAATCCAGATGCATTTTAAGAGAGATGCTTCAAACTCAATCAGTCACCAATATGCTTGATAGAGTTGAAGCTGAGACTAAAGCTGAGTCTCTAAAaacttttgtttctttgttgTGTGAACAAGGAAGCATCAATGAGGCTGTTAGTATTCTTAATGAAGTTGGATGCATGTATTTCCCTGTTGATAAGGGACATAGTGCATTTAATAATATATCAGAAAAACCAAAGGAGCCATGTGATAAGGAAGCTATTGATGCTGTTGAATGCAAGGTTACTATTTCAGAAAGCAAATCATGCAATAATGGACAACTAGAAATGGATTTGGAAAATGATACTGACCTAGAAGCTAATATCTTCCATTTGAAGAACTTTGGTTCTTACTATTCCTTGATTGCATTATATTGTTCTAAAGGGGAGCTCAATAAAGCAAACATACTGGCAAAAAAAATCACGAGTTTCTTGTAG
- the LOC116013173 gene encoding uncharacterized protein LOC116013173, whose amino-acid sequence MNCFSFKKPQKLKIIRVVHLNGHVEDYDYPVSVSEVIGNSNKHLVFTPAQFLSHGSKPLKNSIMLERGQVYFLLPHSTFHAGASTVDLAPIAKKLNAIARSARSGGQNSGRHQNWAVNLGTGSSPVWGSPGRLSGRDVISVEADDFGAQGSTKSRIWKPILETIRERSFNRRSESDLQEKS is encoded by the coding sequence ATGAATTGTTTTAGTTTCAAGAAACCACAAAAGTTGAAGATCATAAGAGTGGTGCACTTGAACGGCCACGTCGAGGATTACGATTACCCAGTGAGCGTAAGCGAAGTGATTGGGAATTCAAACAAGCATTTAGTGTTCACGCCTGCGCAGTTCTTGTCCCATGGCTCCAAGCCTCTCAAGAATTCCATCATGTTAGAACGGGGCCAGGTCTACTTCCTCTTGCCCCATTCCACCTTCCACGCCGGCGCTTCCACCGTCGACTTGGCCCCAATTGCCAAGAAGCTTAACGCAATCGCCAGGAGTGCGCGGTCCGGTGGGCAAAATTCCGGGCGGCACCAAAACTGGGCGGTGAATCTGGGCACTGGAAGTAGCCCGGTTTGGGGTAGTCCTGGCAGATTATCAGGGCGAGATGTGATTAGTGTGGAGGCCGACGACTTTGGGGCGCAGGGATCTACTAAATCCAGGATTTGGAAGCCCATTTTGGAGACCATTAGAGAGAGATCATTCAACAGGAGAAGTGAATCGGATTTGCAGGAGAAGAGCTGA